Genomic segment of Wolbachia endosymbiont (group A) of Longitarsus flavicornis:
ACTTCAACATCAATTCTCGCGCCAATACCCAATATAATTTTTTGCTGCAACGACTGACTTTCAATATGCGCTCTTCCCTCTTTTTTTTCCTCTTTTATATAGTCCTTCATCCAAACAGGAGGAGTTGCTGTTGTTATTACCAGGTTTATTTTTTTCCAATGTGCAAGCAATAGCAAAAGCTGGGTTGTTTTATAATATGCTTCCCCCTTGTCAACCATATCCTGCACTTCATCAAGCATTAAAAGTAACTTGCGGTCATTAAAAATACTTTCCTTATGTTTCTTGCCCCTAATCGTATAGTAATCTTCATAGATCTTGATATTTTCACCAATTGTTATTCTTTTATTTTTCAAATCTACCTTAAATTCCTTATCTTCCGCTCCTTCATCTTTCAGCAGCTTGGAAAATTTACTAAAATCTAATATTTCATTTGAGTTATTAAAGAAAGTCTCTAGACCCACCACATTGTGCTTTTATTCTTTGACGTAACCACCATTATGGTTAACACCACTTAGATTAGATACAGCTCCTTTTTGCTCTTCATATTCTTGCCCTACCAAATCAGCACGGGGAGTAACCGATACAACATCCATTCCACGTAATTTTGCTACAAGAGCAAACATGAGCTTTGTTATGGTTTTACCAGACCCTGTTGCTGTTGCAATTAATGCTAAATGCTTATCAAAACCACCTTCTAATGCACTTACTTGTGATTTATATGGTAACTTTTCATTATCTCCACCTATGGTGAATTCTTCTCCACCTTTACCAAACTTTGCTCCAAATTTATATTCTTCTTTGCCATCCACCTCCTTCCTGTGTGCAAACAACTGCACTTTCTTAAGTGTATTTGATAGTTTTTTGAATGCATCTAATTCTTCAATTCGTTTCTT
This window contains:
- a CDS encoding DEAD/DEAH box helicase family protein; protein product: MTGISAATVIPNEFLKEGTKVEAVEQKIAKDTTQIKHSVEFLNGVSDNSIIKKIVEGIEAKIQALGEVKVDTDEVNAKIKIESGEKDVYNIKFTDIKIKPVQIQDKKRIEELDAFKKLSNTLKKVQLFAHRKEVDGKEEYKFGAKFGKGGEEFTIGGDNEKLPYKSQVSALEGGFDKHLALIATATGSGKTITKLMFALVAKLRGMDVVSVTPRADLVGQEYEEQKGAVSNLSGVNHNGGYVKE